The sequence below is a genomic window from Gammaproteobacteria bacterium.
CAGTCGAAGTTTGATTTTTTCGGCAGCGGGATCATCCCTGGCAATCTCCATGCCTGGCAGGTTTAAACTGAATATATCTGGAAACTCCGCTTTCCGGGGCGCCAGGTACACCATCGACGAAACGAAAACCAGCATAAACATAAACGCAGCCATGCTGGATGTTCCCGCCCTGTTTTTAATCCAGATAATTTTATTCAATTGATCGTCGAACATTTTGTCAGCGGACCTGATCATGCTTTGTGCTTTCAGGTAATAGAAATAATTGGCGAACAGCGCGACAAAAATAAATGGTGCGAAACAAACCAGTGCTACCAGTAATAAGGAGACCAGATTACTGTTCAGTGCCTGCGGCATGTAGGAATTATAAAAAGTAAGCGTTAGCATATAGGCCAACCACAGGATTAATGTAAAGATCCAGAGTTTCCGGTACAGAGTCCAGACAAACATCAGCGCTAGCACAGCAAACGGGACCTGGAGCATCGTTATATCAGGCAGAAGCTTGTATTCGGACGGTCCCGGATAAAACTGAATCGCCACCACGATCACGGCGAACAACAAGATTGAGAAGTTGAGAATTCTCATCAGGCGTTTGTTCGCGTTAATCCTCGACAAGGGATTGAATTTTACCGATTGCTTGAACTCGCTGAATGCGACCATATAGTATTCAGCGGCATCTCTCGGACTCCATAGAAAATTTCGCTCTCCCACAAAAGCCCGGTGTAGTTCGGCCTCCAGCCTGTCCTCTTTAAAGGTCGATTTATTCGCCCGTGATTTGCGCTTTTTACTCGAACTTGAAGTGTAATGCGCATGAATATTAAACGCTTTTTCTGCGATAACAGCGGCTAGTTTTTTCGGGCAGCCGTTTTGCGTGATCTTGATCGCGATTCTGCTTTCGCTCATTCCGGTTTGTGCCAGCTTGATCGCATAATCGAGCATTACCTCCCAGAAAACTGTATCGGCGTATTTATCTCCCGTATCGTTATGCTCTTCTTTGAAACCGGAGTAACTATCAGATTTCCCTGGTTCTGAATCCGGATCGCGGTATTCCCAGTAAGAACCCGATTCAGGTTCACCGTTGCCGCTTTTGGCACGATTTTCGGATAGTATTTTGTAAGCCTCGGCAGCCTGATGAAATCGTTCCCTGGCCTCGGATGAATTGTCACATCTATCCGGGTGCCATTTCATGGCTTCCCTGCGGTAGGCCTTTTTTATTTCTTCATCGGTGGCATCGGTTGAAACACCAAGAATTTCGTAGGGATTCATGAACTAGTGTGCTGTGGTATCAATATGTGTGAGTGTAACCTTAGACGATTAAATCTAGGACATTAGGCGAACCAGAGTATTTTTTTCATCACTGTCTGTTACCGCAGCCATTGCCGTTTTAAACGCCATTACGTTTTTATCGTGACAGGCGAGTAATTTTTCCAACTCCAGGTTTTCCTCGACACTGGGTACGCCACCAGACTTGTATTTAGTTTCGATTGCTTGCAGACAGCTATAATGTGCTGTCTTACTATCGCTCATATCGAGAAAAGCCTGGTAGGCTATTTTCGCTGCTTCACTTAAACTGTCTACGGATTGCATGATCTATGGCTTAATTCTATTGCGGTAAGCAAATTATAGCCGATGGGATTCAGTGCCGGATAAAATGGACCGTCAGTGAATGCCGGTAGAGGATCGTCAGAAATACAGTCAGCACGAATAGCTGATACCAACCAATCGGGTATCGCAGCCACGGACTGCGATCTTCAGGCTGTCTCCAGAGATAATAAGAAATCAGTTTCGCGGGCTCGTAGGTTGCGGTAGCGGCGAGCGACCGGCGGTATTCATCGCTGGCACCCGGGTGCGAATCAAGCCCGTCGACAATATATCCAAGGTAGGTAGGCGTGGGCTTCAGGTTCGGGGTGGAGAGGTTGGTCTGATAAAAATAAACGGTTTCCCCATCCTGCTCGACAAAAGTACGGCGGTACCTTCTCAATACGGGTACCGCTTCGTAGAAATCCATGCGAACCGCATCTCTGCCCGAGAGGGTATAGAGATAACCGTGAAGTATCTCACCGGGCGCATAAGTTGCCGACGCGTATCCACAGCCCGACCACGGCGCCGGGTGATCAAAACGCAGGCCGTAATCCCTGAGTGTAAAGTGTTTAACCGCGAATGGCGTAATTCGCCGTTCCTTCATTATCGTGTCGCTCAGATTGGCACCGAAAGCCAGGTATTTAACCTGTTCGGGTCCGTGGCCAAACAGGCGCTTGATGTTGCAGATTTCAAACAGGAATCGCCAAATCAGATAACGATGCATGCTGCGCTCGCTCGACTAGATACCGGTGGCAAGATACTGAGTTAGTTTATTTGGGTCAATTCCCGGGAATCAAATTTCCGTTCGTTGACGGATCCTCGCGATCAACGGCGCTTCGGTGCAGCAGGTAATCGTGCAGTACTCACATTGCTCGAGTTTATATTTCGTTATGACTGGCGTTTTCGGTAACATCGGATCAGAAAACCCAGGATAGACTAATGAATCCGTTAAAGGCGCCGTTGAACGAATCAGAAATCAGGCAGACGGTCAGCGTGGTTAGACGCGACGCCGGACTGGATGATTCCGCCTGGTTCGAAACCGTCAGCCTCGACGAATCTGATCGATTTTCGGGGCAACGCAGCGTATACGTTTGCTGCTACGAGCCCGCCAGCAACCGTACGCTGGCTGGACTGGTTGTTCTCGAAACCGATGCGTTACATGACTGGCATCATGTCGAGGGTGTCCAGGCGCGCATTGTGCCCGACGAATTTGTCATGGCCTGCGAACTGGCGCGGCAGGATCGGCGTTTTCTCGCTGCATTGAAGAAACGCGGCCTCGACGATGCTTCGAGAGTACTGATTGAAAGCTGGTCCGCAGGAAACTTCGGCAGCCCGGAAGAACAGGATTGTCGCATTGCCTACGGTCATTGCTGGCTGATGAACGATGCTGGTGACAATCCCTATGCGCGACCAATTGCCAACCTGCATCCAGTGTTCGACCTGGCGAAGCGCGAAATCATTCGTATCGACGACTTCGGCGTGGTGCCGATTCCGCCCGACCCTGGCCCGATTCGACGCCAGCGACAGCGTAACGACCTGACCGAAATCTCGATCACCCAACCCGACGGACCCAGCTTTGAAGTCGACGATTATCATGTCAAATGGCACGACTGGGAACTGCAGGTGGGTTTTGCACAACGCGATGGCCTGGTACTTTACGATATCGGTATCCATGATAAGGGTCGGCTGCGCCCACTCATGAAACGTGCCTCGATGGCCGAGATGGTGGTTCCCTATGGCGACCCGCGTGACGCAAATTTTCGCCGCAACGCCTTCGATACCGGTGAGCACGGAATTGGCGTTTCGCTCGACTCGCTCGCGCTCGGCTGTGATTGCCTGGGACATATTCATTACTTCGACATCTGGACCCACGACTGGCACGGAGAACCGCGCCTGATCAAGAATGCGGTCTGCATGCACGAGGAAGATTACGGAATCCTGTGGAAATACTCGGTACCCTCGGCGCAGCAAGCTACAGTGACACGCTCGCGCCGACTGGTAGTCTCGTCACTCGCAACGATCGGCAATTATGTCTATGGCTTTTTCTGGTACTTTTACCTGGATGGGACCATCGGCGTTGAAGTCAAGGCAACCGGCATTCCGTTTCCATCCGCGCTCGAGAACGGCAAACCGAGTCCTTACGGCCGTCATATTGGCAATCAAATCGAATCGCACGTGCATCAGCACGTGTTCAGTTTTCGTTTCGATATGGCAATTGACGGCGAACGCAATTCCGTCAGTGAAATCAATTTCTCTGCAGCACCCGCTGGTGACTCCAATCCTTACGGTAATGCTATCCACACCAAGGAAACGCGTTTTACCACTGAGCTGCAGGCACAGCGAGAAATCGATGCGCGTGCCTCCCGCTACTGGCGCGTGCTCAATCCCGATGTCCACAACTGCCATGGTGAACCGGTTGCCTACAAGTTGCTGCCCGGGACCAACAGCTTTCCGTTTCAACAACCGGATTCTTCGATCGGTCAACGCGCCGCCTTTATGTATAAACATCTGTGGGTGACTCGCTACGCCGCCGACGAACTCTACCCTGCCGGCTGGTTTCCGAATCAGCATGCGGGCGGCGATGGATTGCCGAAATGGACCCAGGCCGATCGCGACATCGACAATGAAGACATCGTGGTCTGGCACACGGTCAACTATCACCACTGGCCAAGACCCGAGGACTGGCCGGTGCAGCCCGTGGTTTATGCCGGCTTTCACTGGATGCCGGACGGATTTTTCGACGAAAATCCAACCATGGACGTGCCGCGCAAGTCCTGAACAGGATATCAAAGTCCGCAAGGAACAAGCTGGGTTCACTCGCGATGGTCGAGCCTCAAGGTGCGGCAGCTACGATTTCGGCCAGTACCTGCTCCGACATTCGCCAAATTCCATTTCCGTAATTCCCGGCAAATATGGTCACCACGAGTTTCTTGTCAGGAATGATAAAAAGTCGCTGACCGCCATAACCTACGCCGGTAATCGCGGTAAAGTCACCATACTCGCCGTTGAAGTTACCGTGCCACCATTGGTAGCCATAACCGTAAATTCCATCGAAACTCCAGATCGAAAAAGTCTGTTCGGTGTGGCGCCTGGTGGAGATTTGAATCCATTCCCGCGGCACAATTTGCCGCCCTTTCCAACGTCCCTGGTTAAGCACCATTGACCCAACCTTGGCGAGGTCCCGGGCAGTGGCGCGCAAGCCACTTGCCGCGCTAGGGAGTTTCGACCGCAAGCGCCAGATTCCAAGGCCGCGCCATTCGACGTCCTTAGTCAGAAATATCCAGGGGTTCAGCGAGGTTATCACGGGCAAACTCGAGGAAGGGCTGACCACTGATTTTCTCGATTAAGGCGGCAATCACCATAGTCATACCACCGTTGTAGTACCAGCGCGCACCCGGTTTGCTGTGCAACGGTTTGGTCAGCGCAAATTGAACCGGGTCCGGGGCGTAATACATGCTGATCTCATCGTTTTTGGGATTTGAATAGGGCACCTCCATTTCATTCCATTCGAAACCCGCGGTCATGGTCAGCACATGATGCAGGGTCACTTGTTCAACGCCAGGTGCTACCTGGTTCGCGAACTCGGGAAAAAAATCGATGATCGGGCGTGACAGGGCACTATCGAATTCGTCACCTAGAGCTATACCCAGCAGCAATGAGGTGACACTTTTTGAAATCGAGCGCAGATCATGGAGACTATTTTCGTTGAACTCCCGGTGCCCTATCGAGATCCCCCAGCTTTCATCCTTACCGGCGAGGTATTTCTCATAGACGAGCTTACCGTCGTACTCGACCAGCAAGATATGTGCATTTGGATGCCACCCCGTCTCAAGACGCTGATTTAACTGTCGTATTTTTCCGACGTCGAAACCGCTGGCTTCTAACGTGGCGGTTGTCCAACCATCATCGCGCTGTTCGGCAGAATTAGCTAAACTGACCGGCGCTCCCTGGGAACAACCCAGCAATAGTAGTGGCACAAGACAGGATAGCAAACGATGCATGCAAACAAGATATCTTTTACAGCTATCGACGACAACCTGAATTCAGTCCGAGACAACAATGAATAACAGCAGACCTAATATACTCGTAATCCAGGCGGACCAGCTCGCGGCAAACGCTATCGGGGCGTACCAGAATCCAATCGCGAGTACGCCACACATGGACTCACTGGCTGCCAGCGGCGCCGTTTTCGATTCCGCCTATACCAATTTTCCGCTGTGTGCACCATCCCGGTTTTCGATGTTGGCGGGCCAGCTGGCCTCGACCATAGGCGCCTACGACAACGGGGCGGAGTTTCCTTCGTCGATTCCTACTTTTGCCCATTACCTGCGCAATCTCGA
It includes:
- a CDS encoding primary-amine oxidase → MAFSVTSDQKTQDRLMNPLKAPLNESEIRQTVSVVRRDAGLDDSAWFETVSLDESDRFSGQRSVYVCCYEPASNRTLAGLVVLETDALHDWHHVEGVQARIVPDEFVMACELARQDRRFLAALKKRGLDDASRVLIESWSAGNFGSPEEQDCRIAYGHCWLMNDAGDNPYARPIANLHPVFDLAKREIIRIDDFGVVPIPPDPGPIRRQRQRNDLTEISITQPDGPSFEVDDYHVKWHDWELQVGFAQRDGLVLYDIGIHDKGRLRPLMKRASMAEMVVPYGDPRDANFRRNAFDTGEHGIGVSLDSLALGCDCLGHIHYFDIWTHDWHGEPRLIKNAVCMHEEDYGILWKYSVPSAQQATVTRSRRLVVSSLATIGNYVYGFFWYFYLDGTIGVEVKATGIPFPSALENGKPSPYGRHIGNQIESHVHQHVFSFRFDMAIDGERNSVSEINFSAAPAGDSNPYGNAIHTKETRFTTELQAQREIDARASRYWRVLNPDVHNCHGEPVAYKLLPGTNSFPFQQPDSSIGQRAAFMYKHLWVTRYAADELYPAGWFPNQHAGGDGLPKWTQADRDIDNEDIVVWHTVNYHHWPRPEDWPVQPVVYAGFHWMPDGFFDENPTMDVPRKS
- a CDS encoding beta-lactamase family protein, with protein sequence MHRLLSCLVPLLLLGCSQGAPVSLANSAEQRDDGWTTATLEASGFDVGKIRQLNQRLETGWHPNAHILLVEYDGKLVYEKYLAGKDESWGISIGHREFNENSLHDLRSISKSVTSLLLGIALGDEFDSALSRPIIDFFPEFANQVAPGVEQVTLHHVLTMTAGFEWNEMEVPYSNPKNDEISMYYAPDPVQFALTKPLHSKPGARWYYNGGMTMVIAALIEKISGQPFLEFARDNLAEPLDISD
- a CDS encoding beta-lactamase family protein — protein: MRSKLPSAASGLRATARDLAKVGSMVLNQGRWKGRQIVPREWIQISTRRHTEQTFSIWSFDGIYGYGYQWWHGNFNGEYGDFTAITGVGYGGQRLFIIPDKKLVVTIFAGNYGNGIWRMSEQVLAEIVAAAP
- a CDS encoding gamma-glutamylcyclotransferase; translation: MHRYLIWRFLFEICNIKRLFGHGPEQVKYLAFGANLSDTIMKERRITPFAVKHFTLRDYGLRFDHPAPWSGCGYASATYAPGEILHGYLYTLSGRDAVRMDFYEAVPVLRRYRRTFVEQDGETVYFYQTNLSTPNLKPTPTYLGYIVDGLDSHPGASDEYRRSLAATATYEPAKLISYYLWRQPEDRSPWLRYPIGWYQLFVLTVFLTILYRHSLTVHFIRH
- a CDS encoding DnaJ domain-containing protein — its product is MNPYEILGVSTDATDEEIKKAYRREAMKWHPDRCDNSSEARERFHQAAEAYKILSENRAKSGNGEPESGSYWEYRDPDSEPGKSDSYSGFKEEHNDTGDKYADTVFWEVMLDYAIKLAQTGMSESRIAIKITQNGCPKKLAAVIAEKAFNIHAHYTSSSSKKRKSRANKSTFKEDRLEAELHRAFVGERNFLWSPRDAAEYYMVAFSEFKQSVKFNPLSRINANKRLMRILNFSILLFAVIVVAIQFYPGPSEYKLLPDITMLQVPFAVLALMFVWTLYRKLWIFTLILWLAYMLTLTFYNSYMPQALNSNLVSLLLVALVCFAPFIFVALFANYFYYLKAQSMIRSADKMFDDQLNKIIWIKNRAGTSSMAAFMFMLVFVSSMVYLAPRKAEFPDIFSLNLPGMEIARDDPAAEKIKLRLEKADVFFKVAESHFKKASPDYVQAEEAYRTAADHGSLLAAYKLGYMYYTGKGVVQNDDAAFEYFQQATRAPLAFQTNSLQLTTKFLAESYNNLGIMYQTGLGTRINLKKAEDMYSKAVEFGSKKARRNLKTIDTSGFITERKQLVNPTYD